One genomic region from Sphingobacterium multivorum encodes:
- the cmk gene encoding (d)CMP kinase, with translation MSGRHNFIIAIDGFSSCGKSTLAKALAKKLKFAFIDSGAMYRAVTLYFIRHKIALDDQEAIESALKDIHIDFIPNAIKTEIHLNDEDISEEIRQMYISDKVSDVSAIKAVRVAMVAQQQKLGSRRNIIMDGRDIGTTVFPDADLKIFMTADPKVRAARRYLELTEKGEDVTLEEVVENLATRDRIDSTRAESPLRQAEDAIVLDNSNLTPEQQLHFVEEEYLKAKAAKAQS, from the coding sequence ATGAGTGGACGTCACAACTTTATTATCGCCATAGATGGTTTTTCCTCCTGCGGTAAAAGTACACTGGCAAAGGCTTTGGCTAAAAAACTGAAGTTTGCCTTTATTGATAGTGGAGCCATGTATAGGGCCGTCACACTCTATTTTATCCGGCATAAAATAGCGCTGGATGATCAAGAAGCGATCGAAAGCGCACTAAAAGATATCCATATTGATTTTATCCCAAATGCAATAAAGACGGAGATCCATCTAAATGATGAGGATATTTCGGAAGAGATCCGTCAGATGTATATTTCTGATAAAGTCAGTGATGTGAGTGCAATTAAAGCTGTCCGGGTTGCTATGGTTGCCCAGCAGCAAAAATTGGGTAGTAGACGAAATATTATTATGGATGGCCGTGATATCGGTACTACTGTTTTTCCAGATGCTGATCTGAAGATTTTTATGACGGCCGATCCTAAAGTACGTGCTGCGCGACGTTATCTGGAGTTGACGGAAAAAGGGGAGGATGTGACGCTGGAAGAAGTCGTGGAAAATCTTGCAACCCGTGACCGTATCGACAGTACCCGTGCGGAGAGTCCATTACGACAAGCGGAAGATGCGATTGTTTTGGATAATTCTAATCTGACACCAGAACAACAGCTCCATTTTGTTGAAGAAGAGTATTTAAAAGCTAAGGCTGCAAAAGCCCAATCATAA
- the topA gene encoding type I DNA topoisomerase, giving the protein MAKNLLIVESPAKAKTIEGYLGKDFLVKSSYGHIRDLVKTDDAIDTEKNFEQKYEVPSDKKAVVSELKKLAKAAETVWLASDEDREGEAISWHLFETLGLKDESTKRIVFHEITKPAILKAIDNPRKIDYNLVNAQQARRVLDRLVGFELSPVLWKKVKPSLSAGRVQSVAVRLIVDREREINKFEPEAAFKIVAFFHTGKVKDSFKAELPQRFATEAEATKFLEDCKAALFSVKNLETKPAKRSPAAPFTTSTLQQEASRKLGFSVARTMQVAQRLYESGRITYMRTDSVNLSDTAIEAAEKEIKSAYGNQYHKVRKYKTKTSGAQEAHEAIRPTYFSEHTIDGDASEKRLYELIWKRAIASQMSEAEFERTLAKIDISTRTEDLNASGEVMKFDGFLKVYMESLDDDQDNAMDEDSDNAILPPLAVGMPLTLKNMSATERFTRPPARYTEAALVKKLEELGIGRPSTYAPTISTIQNRGYVIKEEREGKSRDYRVLTLKDTEITAVTKTEITGAEKGKMFPTDIGVVVNDFLVEHFNGIVDFHFTANVEKEFDDIAHGLTEWTKMLHDFYGPFHSEVEDTLVNADRANNERELGVDPVSGKPVSVRIGKFGPLVQIGSPDDEEKPRFASLRKGQMIETITFEDAMELFKLPKKVGLFEDKEMTVAVGRFGPYIRHNSAFYSLPKGVDPLDVTEEEAVQIIKDKRQKDIEKVIRVFDENPDAQIEQGRWGPFIRFGKQNLKIPKGTEIEKITYADVLKWAEADAPKGKATKAKTTEKKTVAKKATAKKAPAKKTTKSK; this is encoded by the coding sequence ATGGCGAAAAATTTATTGATAGTTGAGTCTCCGGCGAAAGCGAAAACGATAGAAGGGTATTTAGGAAAGGATTTTTTGGTTAAGTCAAGTTATGGACATATTCGCGACTTGGTGAAAACCGATGATGCAATTGATACCGAAAAGAATTTTGAACAAAAGTATGAAGTTCCATCCGACAAAAAGGCGGTTGTAAGTGAACTAAAGAAATTGGCTAAAGCTGCAGAAACCGTTTGGTTAGCGTCCGATGAGGACCGCGAAGGAGAGGCTATTTCATGGCATTTATTTGAGACTTTGGGATTAAAAGATGAAAGCACAAAAAGAATTGTGTTTCATGAGATTACAAAGCCAGCTATTTTGAAGGCTATTGATAACCCGCGTAAAATAGATTATAACCTCGTAAATGCACAACAAGCGCGAAGGGTGTTAGATCGATTAGTCGGATTTGAATTGTCTCCGGTTCTATGGAAAAAGGTGAAACCTTCTTTATCTGCTGGGCGCGTGCAGTCTGTTGCGGTTCGTCTGATTGTAGATCGTGAACGTGAAATCAATAAATTTGAACCCGAAGCGGCTTTTAAGATCGTTGCTTTTTTTCATACGGGAAAAGTTAAAGATAGTTTTAAAGCCGAGCTTCCGCAGCGTTTTGCAACAGAGGCAGAGGCAACCAAATTTTTGGAGGATTGTAAAGCAGCGCTTTTTTCTGTAAAGAATCTCGAAACAAAACCTGCGAAGCGTTCACCGGCAGCGCCATTTACAACATCAACATTACAGCAGGAAGCAAGCCGGAAACTTGGATTTTCGGTTGCCCGCACCATGCAGGTGGCTCAAAGGCTGTATGAATCAGGACGAATCACCTATATGCGTACCGATTCTGTTAATTTGAGTGATACGGCGATTGAGGCTGCTGAAAAGGAAATCAAATCGGCTTATGGTAACCAGTATCATAAGGTCAGAAAATATAAAACAAAAACATCGGGTGCACAAGAGGCGCACGAAGCTATTCGTCCTACTTATTTCTCTGAGCACACCATCGATGGCGATGCATCCGAAAAAAGATTATACGAGCTTATTTGGAAAAGAGCAATTGCTTCTCAAATGAGTGAAGCGGAGTTTGAACGTACATTGGCAAAGATCGACATCTCAACCCGTACTGAAGATCTGAATGCTTCGGGAGAGGTGATGAAATTTGATGGATTCTTGAAAGTTTACATGGAATCCTTGGATGACGATCAAGACAACGCGATGGACGAGGATAGTGACAATGCTATTCTTCCACCATTAGCCGTTGGTATGCCATTAACGTTGAAAAACATGTCGGCGACAGAGCGTTTTACCCGACCTCCAGCACGTTATACGGAAGCTGCCTTGGTGAAAAAATTAGAGGAATTGGGTATTGGCCGTCCTTCAACCTACGCACCTACGATTTCAACCATTCAAAACCGCGGGTATGTCATCAAGGAAGAGCGTGAAGGTAAATCGCGCGATTACCGTGTACTAACATTAAAGGATACTGAAATAACAGCAGTAACAAAAACCGAAATCACTGGTGCCGAAAAAGGAAAAATGTTCCCTACAGATATTGGTGTTGTGGTGAATGATTTTTTGGTTGAACACTTCAACGGTATTGTGGATTTTCATTTTACTGCCAACGTAGAAAAAGAGTTTGACGATATCGCGCATGGACTGACCGAATGGACGAAAATGTTGCATGATTTCTATGGGCCTTTTCATTCTGAGGTAGAAGATACTTTAGTCAATGCAGATCGTGCGAATAATGAGCGTGAGCTCGGTGTCGATCCAGTATCTGGTAAGCCCGTTTCGGTTCGCATTGGTAAATTCGGTCCATTGGTACAGATTGGCTCTCCTGATGATGAAGAAAAGCCTCGTTTTGCTTCCTTGCGTAAGGGACAGATGATTGAAACCATTACTTTTGAGGATGCCATGGAATTGTTCAAATTACCGAAAAAAGTAGGTTTATTTGAAGATAAGGAAATGACGGTTGCAGTGGGACGATTTGGACCTTATATCCGTCACAATTCGGCCTTCTATTCACTACCAAAAGGTGTTGACCCATTGGATGTGACAGAAGAAGAGGCTGTACAGATTATCAAAGACAAACGTCAGAAAGATATCGAAAAAGTTATTCGGGTTTTTGATGAAAATCCGGATGCTCAGATTGAACAGGGACGCTGGGGACCGTTTATTCGTTTTGGCAAGCAAAATCTGAAAATCCCTAAAGGAACCGAGATTGAAAAAATCACATATGCGGATGTGCTGAAATGGGCTGAGGCGGATGCGCCAAAAGGAAAAGCAACTAAAGCAAAAACAACAGAAAAGAAAACTGTAGCAAAAAAAGCGACTGCAAAGAAGGCTCCAGCTAAAAAAACTACAAAGTCTAAATAA
- a CDS encoding glycerophosphodiester phosphodiesterase family protein, with product MKRSLLRIAFWGTLLPFASCSVMKDSAKSTSDNFPKLSLEAHRGGRGLYPEESIAAMKNAIDFAKVTTLEMDCHITKDRKVVVFHDDYLNPKFVLKPNGTEISDKDKPLRIYDMLYKDLVKYDIGSKFYKEFPEQKKQVTRIAKLADLIDSTEAYANLKRKAPMFYNIEVKSKEDKDGIFHPRVEEFVDLMVQVITDKKIAARTVIQSFDSRAINYLHKAYPQIKVSYLIDANHTKSVEQTIAALGFTPFIISPHYKIVTSDYVKQCHKAGIKVIPWTVNTKEEIEQLKAVKVDGIISDYPNLF from the coding sequence ATGAAAAGAAGTCTTCTCAGAATTGCCTTTTGGGGCACGTTATTACCATTTGCATCTTGTTCAGTTATGAAAGATTCAGCAAAATCAACTTCAGACAATTTCCCTAAACTTAGCCTCGAAGCACATCGCGGTGGCCGCGGGCTATACCCTGAAGAGTCTATCGCAGCCATGAAAAATGCAATAGATTTTGCAAAGGTGACCACACTGGAAATGGATTGTCATATTACCAAAGACCGTAAAGTTGTTGTCTTTCACGACGATTATCTTAACCCGAAGTTTGTATTGAAACCCAATGGCACCGAAATTTCTGACAAGGACAAACCGTTGAGAATTTACGATATGCTTTATAAAGATCTGGTTAAGTACGATATCGGATCGAAATTTTACAAAGAGTTTCCTGAACAAAAAAAACAGGTTACACGTATAGCAAAACTAGCAGACCTTATTGATAGTACTGAAGCCTACGCAAATCTAAAAAGGAAAGCGCCGATGTTTTACAATATCGAAGTGAAAAGTAAGGAAGATAAAGATGGCATTTTCCATCCAAGGGTTGAAGAATTTGTGGATCTTATGGTACAGGTAATCACCGATAAAAAAATTGCTGCGCGAACCGTTATTCAATCGTTTGATAGCAGAGCTATTAACTATCTGCACAAAGCGTATCCTCAAATCAAAGTTTCTTATCTTATTGATGCAAACCATACAAAAAGTGTTGAGCAAACAATTGCAGCTTTGGGTTTCACGCCTTTTATTATAAGTCCGCATTATAAAATAGTAACAAGCGATTATGTCAAGCAGTGTCACAAAGCTGGTATCAAGGTCATTCCTTGGACAGTCAATACGAAAGAAGAAATCGAGCAACTAAAAGCCGTGAAAGTTGATGGCATTATTAGCGATTACCCCAATTTGTTTTAA